The genomic interval GACGTCAGCGCCCGGAAGCAGCAGTTCAAGAACAGCCAGTGGTCTTTCTCGAAAGGTGAGTTGTAAAGAGTCTGCGCATGGGACATTCATGAAGGGCAAGTCGCTCACTTCAGGATTTGGATGCTGACATTTCACAAAGGTCTGGATGGATCTTGTCCCATAGGGCCTGTCCTGGTTGCAAAATCCGCGATTAAAGACCCCCATTCTCTACAGATTCAAGCCATCTACAACGATCAGGTCGTCCAAGACTCCAACACGAAGTGAGTTTTCAGTACTCCTTGCACTGATACGAGCGGGCGTTACAGTTGAATGCTGACTTGATGAAAAGGGAGATGATCTTTACCATCCCACAGATGATTTCGTTTCTGTCACAGGGTACGACTTTGGAGAAGGGCACAATCATCATGACGGGCACTGGTCCTGGTATTGGCGTGATGAGGGACCCGCCCATCACACTCCATGACGGAGATGACATGAGGATTGAGATTTCCGAGATTGGCACTCTTGTCAACCGTGTTCGGTATGAGTGAAGCGGTCATCCAAGGATGTGCTTTGGAGATTCAGATACAAGGCCGGGTTAGACTTAGACATGGTTAAATCCCAAATTCATCGAACTTACGGTCGCAACATGTCTCTAGCGACTTTTGTGACTCCCGAAGAGCGAAGCAATTGCGTGGCAATTCACCTATGACTTACCCAGGCTCATTTCGAGGTCCATTCAAGCCTGCGAAGCGGATGATGGCTCTTAAAATCACCTCTTACATCACTTTCCCAGTCTATCCTTGGTAGCGCACACTAATATAAGCACCGAATCGTGGAAACCCACCCATTCTATTATTTGCCAGCTATCTCGACATCAGCTTAAAACGACGTGAGTTTTATTTCAATAATTCACCAACGGGGGATCTCAACTACCGGGTGCCACGCCAATCGTCATGCCGCCATCAACAGCAAGAACCTGACCCGTCATCCACTTCGACTCCGGCCTGCATAAAAACACTACAACATCAGCAATATCCCCCGCCGTCCCTAATCGAGGCCACGGCGTCGCCATCTTCATCAGCTTGTGTATCCCAGCATCCTCAAGATTCCCCCTCGCCAGCCCCGTCGCCACGACGCCCGGCGCTACGCAGTTGATGTTGATGTAGTCCTTGGCATGGTCCAAAGCACCAGCTCTCGTCATGTGGTTGACCGCAGCTTTTGTCGCGGAGTAGGCCACCTCTCCCGGAAACCCGACGACGCCCGCGCAGGACGAGATGTTGACGATGCGTCCGCGGCTGCCCCATGCAGGGTCGAGGTCTTGCTGGAGGAACTGGCGGATGGCAAGACGGCACATTTTTGCGGTGCCGAGGGTGTTTACGGCCGACATTCGTTCCCATAGCTCGTCTGATTCGTCTGCGAAGAGGTGGAATGGGGCCCAGTATCCTGCGCAGTTGATGAGTATGTCGAGGCGGCCGAACTTCTGCAAACTTGAGTTAGTTGAGACCTAGAGGGAATGAAGGCTGCAGACTTGGGGAAGTTTCTAGCTCACCTCATGTGACTTCTTGAAAACATCCTCGACGACTTTGGTGTCTGTGATGTCACCTGGGAAGAAGATGGCCTCGCCTCCCGCGGCGGAAATCACCTCTGCTGTCGTCTTGTCGATGTCTTCTTCGTAGCCTTTGGAGTTTGGCAGGTCATGAAGATCAAAGGAAACGATTTTGACTCCGAGAGACGCAAGCTGGATGGCGATTGCTCTTCCGACTGCAGAAGTCACGATCGTCAACATGTGTTGTTGCTACCCTGCTACCTAGAGGCGGGACTCACTGCCAGATGAGGAGCCTGTGACCAACGCCACTTTCCCATCCAATTGTCTTCCCATCTTTGCAAAACTTTGAATCTGAGAAAGCGAAAAGTCTTTGTAAGAGTCTCGGATTGCTGCTGTTGAGTGAGGTAGAAGTGGTTCCCGTGTAATTGAAATCGCGGTGGTTCTAAGAATCAGTTTGCAAGACACTACGGTGTGGCATTAGAGGTGTTTGTCTGTCGTTGCAACTTTTAAATCACTTCAAAGTCAGAACTGATGCAATTCAAATGGACTTTCAATTTCAGCAATATGTGGTTGATGTCCTGTCTTGGCCGGCATTCGAAAGTTAGGCCGAATATCAGTCCGCAGTGAGACGGCAGGCTGAATACGGCGCAATTATCGACCAACACAACCAGGGTGTTGCTTGGATAACGGCTACTCCAACGACCCTTAAGATGCCTTTCGATACGCAAGAATATTACGGCAAAAAGATCACGAGTTTGTGTCTCATCTCGAGTGTTTCGCCGTGCATGCGCCGATTAGGCAAACCTCGGATTCGTCATGTTCGCGCGTAAGGTGTTCTGCGTCACCGGTGCCGCATCGGTAAAGCTTCCCGAACTAACCCAGTGTTATCAATTGGTGCTTCAGTTATGATTTCCCAGTGCGATAGCTGATTCATACAAATTTCTAGGGTATAGGTCGATCTACTGCAATAATACTAGCGCAAAGAGGCGCTGCTGCTCTCGCGGTCAGCGACGTGAATGCAGCGGGTTTAGATGAGACCGTCAGAGAGTGTGAGGTCCTCTGTGCCATACCACTTCAGCTGAAACGCGAAGATGAACCAGCTACTGACAATTGAGAAAAGGCGAGAAAGCTGGGGCCAAAGTCCTAGCTTCCAAAGTCGACGTCCGCCAAGATCATGAGGTGAAGTCCTGGATCCAAGAGTCTTTCGCCAAGTTTGGCAGACTCGATGGGGCTGCCAATGTTGCTGGAGTCGCTGGCGGGACGGGATCTACAATCATTGAGACAATCGTGAGAATCAGCTCCTCCTCTCCAGAGCTCGTATCTGTCGTGATCGGTGTTCGCTGACGTCCTAGCTTCGCAGGCACAAGAAGACTGGGACAGGACCATAGGCGTCAATCTCAACGGGGTTCTCAACTGCATGCGAGCTCAACTACCGCTGTTACCCAAACCAGGAGGAGCAATCGTCAATGTGTCAAGCACCTCCGGCCAGAGAGGTCTACCGCACAGCGCCGCGTACGCAACAAGCAAGTTCGGCGTCATTGGGTTGACAGAATCAGCCGCTGGGGAATACGGCAGGGATGGCATCCGGATCAACACGATATTGCCGTGAGTGAACTCCTCAAGTGCTATGAGAGCTTTGTGAGTCTTAACCTAAGGCTGGAATCAGCGGGCCGGTCGATACCAAAATCTTTCGAGACGGCGAGGCATTGGGACTCTTTGACTCGGACACGCTTTCCAAGGATACTTTGCTTCGCCGGATGGGCCAACCTGATGAGATCGCAAAGGTCATCTGCTTTCTCTTGAGTGAAGATGCCTCATACGTGACAGGAGGTAAGATAAAGACTGATAATGACTTGATTGGCATAAACTTACAGTCAATGCAGCACACTGGAATGTTGACGGGGGCTATCTGGCTTGTTAGATTCGTTGATGACGGTCTTGTATGCTAGAAACACTTTGATGCTATTCAATTCATTTCCAGCCTTCAGTCAGAATTTCTCGTCAATCCATCGGCGCAGGCGTCTTCGACCACCGTCCTCATAAGGTATGCGCGCAGGGAACGACAACCAGTGTCCAGCACATGTCCCGAGGTCTTGCAATTAAGAACTTGAGAGTTCACGAGGGGGGCCTTCGTAGGTCCCATGCTGTGATTATTCAAGTACAACAACTTTGCAGTGTTTTATTCTCCTTTCAACGTTATGAAGAAAGCATGCGGGTCTTCAGGAATTCATATTCCTTAACCACCTAACTCATGATACGCCTCTTGATCCTATCATCACCTCCATGGAACTCCGAGCAGTAAGCCAGCAGCAAATGTCACTCTCTTACGTTCTAAGATCAAAGTTTTCTCTAGCAGTCGCAGCTTCAGCCCCGTGGGCCATGGTGCTGGACGATCGTCGCTGGAGATTCTCCAAATACCACTTCGTGTCAAAATTGGCAAATACAGACATTGAGGACCGTCTGCTTCGAAGGACCACAAATCTCGAGTGGTCTGAGCTGACAAATTTTGGGTTCCGGGGACAACTTTGCCAACTTTCACTGACTGGGAAACAACGCCGATGCTATATATCCTATGTTGTGCTGCCATATTTGTATATGAATAAGTGCCGTTCCGAGCTCTTTAAACTCCAGGTAAAACGAAGTCCCGTCTCGTGCATCAACTACCTCACTCACGTATACCATGTCCCACCACATCACAACCCACGACGCAGCCGGAAAAGCCATCTTCTCCCACACCTCAGGGACCCGAGAATCGCACCAAGTTCTCTCGGGCTCAATTCAAGTCCTCGCTTCCACCCACAACACACCACTCGACCTCTCCAGCGAGGCGGACATTGAACAGTACAAGATCGATCGCACGCAGTCCCTGTTCCTGAGCTCGCGCGTCATCGCACCAGACAAGGGCACCTCGGCGCTCGTCACGGTCCTCAACCCTGGCGAGGAGTGGCCGATGCACAGGACCATGACGTTTGACGTGGTGTATATGCTAGAAGGCGTGGTGGAGCTGCACCTCGACTCCGGGGAGAAGCGGGTCGTGAGGTCCGGCGATTCGGTCACGCAGAGGGGGACGAAGCATAAGTGGGTGAATGTCACGCCGGACGGCGGGGTAGCGAAGGGGATCGTCTTTGCGCAGGCTGCCGGAGATGTTATTCAAGCTGGAGGCTATAGCCTCTCCAATGGTTGGGATTGATTGGTAAATAGCGGTGGATGAGGGAGGTAATGATACCTGACTATATGGACAACACATATTCACTCTTTACCACT from Colletotrichum lupini chromosome 2, complete sequence carries:
- a CDS encoding 3-oxoacyl-(acyl-carrier-protein) reductase gives rise to the protein MFARKVFCVTGAASGIGRSTAIILAQRGAAALAVSDVNAAGLDETVRECEKAGAKVLASKVDVRQDHEVKSWIQESFAKFGRLDGAANVAGVAGGTGSTIIETIAQEDWDRTIGVNLNGVLNCMRAQLPLLPKPGGAIVNVSSTSGQRGLPHSAAYATSKFGVIGLTESAAGEYGRDGIRINTILPGPVDTKIFRDGEALGLFDSDTLSKDTLLRRMGQPDEIAKVICFLLSEDASYVTGAGKAIFSHTSGTRESHQVLSGSIQVLASTHNTPLDLSSEADIEQYKIDRTQSLFLSSRVIAPDKGTSALVTVLNPGEEWPMHRTMTFDVVYMLEGVVELHLDSGEKRVVRSGDSVTQRGTKHKWVNVTPDGGVAKGIVFAQAAGDVIQAGGYSLSNGWD